The window ACCGACACGATCTATGGCTTCTCCGGAAGGTTCGACAGCCCCCTGGCCTGGAAGAGGATTCGGGATCTCAAGGGCTCGGACCGATCGGCGCCGATGCTCTCTTTGGTGGCTGGACCGGAGATGGCCTTCCAGTATGCCGAGCCGCCTCACGGGGCTTCCTACGAGATCCTGATCAAGTACTGGCCGGGCCCCCTGACTGCGGTTTTGAGGGCCCGTCCCCACGTTCCGACGGAGTTCTGCGGGCCAGGGGATACTCTCTCTTTCCGCTGGGCCGTCTCTCCCTTCCTCCACGATCTGATCACCGGCCTCGGCGAGCCTCTCCTGTCGACCTCGGCGAATCGGACCGGGGAACCCCCGCTCTGCTCATTCGAGGCGATCGAGAGGAGCTTCGGTCGCCATCTGAACGCCTTGGTCGATGGAGGCGACCTCCGGGGCAGGGCCTCGACCGTTGTGGATCTCACGGGAAACCAGCCCATCCTCCTGAGGCAGGGCTCGCTTCTGATCCCGCTGGACGAAGAAGACGCCTCGGATCCGGGAACTCCTGAAGGCCCTTGACCCTACGCGCGTTCGCTCCCTAGAATCCGACGATCCTCCCCGGACCTTCGGGGAGGGGCCGTCCAGCCTGCCGATCTCATCCAGATGACACTTGAGGCCGGCTCGAGAACGGGAGGGGAATGATCCGGATTCTGCTTGTCTGCACCGGTAATGTCTGTCGCAGCCCGATGGCCGAGGGGTTGCTGCGCAAGATGCTCCGCGACGGCGGCGACCATGGGGAGTTCGTCGTGGAGTCGGCCGGGACCGCGGCGGTGGGGGGAATACCCGCCTCCTCGGCGGCTGTGGAGACGGCCTCCGGCCACGGGGTCGACATTCGGGGACATGTCTCCCGAGCGGTCTCATCGCGACTCGTGGAGCGAGCCGACCTGATCCTGGCGATGGAGCCTGAACACGTCGAGATGCTCGCGGCCTCGTATCCAACATCCTCGGAGAAGATCCACCTGGTCACGCAGTACGCCGATCGGAGCGGCGATCCGCTCGGAATCCCCGACCCCGTGGGCCAGGGGATCGACGTCTACGAGCGGACCTGGATTCTGATAGAAGATAGCCTGCAGCGGGCGATCCCGGCGATCCTGGAGCTGATCCCGGGCGAGCCGGAGCTCGATGTCCAGGACGAGGAGGCGGGCGACGGGCGGAAGGAAGGCCAACGATGATTCTCGGGCCCCGGCATGAAGAGGGGATGAGGGAGGATAGGATGCGCTTTCTACCGGCACTCGACACGGAGGTGGCCGCGGCGATCAGGGGGGAGCTGAACCGGCAGCGCGAGACGCTTGAGATGATCGCCTCCGAGAACTTCACCCACCCGGCCGTCCTGGAGGCGGTCGGCTCTTGCATGACCAACAAGTACGCGGAGGGCTATCCGGGAAAGCGCTACTACGGCGGCTGCGAGTTCGTCGACGCGGTCGAGGCGCTGGCCATCGCGCGGGCCAAGGACCTGTTCGGCGCCGAGCACGCGAACGTGCAGCCCCACAGCGGAAGCTCCGCGAACCTCTCGGCCTACTTCGCCTTCCTCCAGCCGGGGGACAAGATCCTGGGGATGAACCTCTCGCACGGAGGGCACCTGACGCACGGCCACCCGGTCAACTTCTCGGGGAGGTTCTTCCAGGTCGTCGCCTACGGCGTCGATCCCGAGACCAAGATGATCGATTACGAAGGCCTGGCGGCGATCGCGAGGGAGGAGAGGCCCAAGCTGATCGTGGCGGGGGCGAGCGCCTACGCGAGAACCCTCGACTTCGCGCGCTTCCGGCAGATCGCCGACGAGGTCGGGGCGCTCCTCATGGTCGACATGGCGCACATCGCTGGACTGGTCGCCGCGGGCGTCCACCCGAGCCCCGTTCCCCACGCCCATGTGGTCACCTCGACGACGCACAAGACGCTGCGCGGCCCGCGCTCGGGCTTCATCCTGTGTCCGGCGGCCCAGGCCTCGGCGATCGACAAGACCTCCTTCCCCGGCATGCAGGGCGGTCCCCTGATGCATGTGATCGCCGGGAAGGCCGTCTGCTTCGAGCTGGCCCGCAGACCGGAGTTCCGCGTCTATCAGGAGCAAGTCGTGGCGAACGCGCGGAGGCTCGCCGCGAAGCTCGTCGATCACGGGTTCGATGTCGTCAGCGGCGGCACGGACACCCACCTCTTCCTTCTCGACCTGAGCGGGAGGCAGATCACCGGAAAGAAGGCGGAGAGGTGGCTCGAGGCCGCCGGGATCACCGTGAACAAGAACACGGTCCCCTTCGACAAGGAGAAGCCGACCGTCACGAGCGGGATCAGGGTCGGGACCCCGGCCCTGACGACACGCGGCATGAAGGAGCCGGAGATGGACCTGATCGGCGCGATGATCGCCGAGGTGCTCGCCGGCGGGGGGGATGAAGAGACGGCCCGGAAGGTCCGCGCGCGCGCGATCGATTTGGCGGCGGCTTTTCCTCTCTATCCCGAGCTCTGATCCTTCGGTCGGGAACCCGGCGCGAGCGGGAGGGTAGAGTCAGTCTGTTCAGGAGGGAACGTGCATCCTGAGATTCGTCAGATACAGGAGATGGTGGAGCGGGAGTCGGAGCCGATCCGGAGGATCCGGCTCGAAGTGGGGACGGTCATCGTTGGCCAGGACGCCCTGGTGCTGCGTCTGCTGGTCGGGGTTCTCGCCGACGGGCATCTGCTGCTGGAAGGGGTGCCGGGGCTCGCGAAGACCCTGGCGGTCAAGACGCTCGCGGGAACGCTGAACGCGAAGTTCTCGCGGTTGCAGTTCACCCCCGACCTCCTGCCCGCCGATCTGATCGGAACGCTGATCTACAATCCAAAGACGGCCGAGTTCACGACGCGCAAGGGGCCGGTCTTCGCGAACCTGATCCTGGCCGACGAGATCAACCGCGCTCCCGCCAAGGTCCAGAGCGCATTGCTCGAGGCGATGCAGGAGCGGCAAGTGACGATCGGAGAGGCGAGCCATCCCTTGCCCGAGCTCTTCCTCGTTCTGGCCACGCAGAATCCGATCGAGCAGGAGGGGACCTACCCTCTCCCGGAGGCGCAGCTCGATCGCTTCCTCTTGAAGGTGAAGGTCGACTATCCGAGCCGGGAGGAGGAGAGGCAGATCCTCGACCGGATGACGGGGCCGCCGCTGCAGGCGGTGCGCCCCGTGGCGACCCCCGAGGAGATCCTCCGCGCGCGGAGCGCGGTCCGGATGGTCTATGTGGACGACAAGATCAGGGAATACGTCCTGGACATCGTGAGCGCGACGAGGAGGCCGAAGGAGTTCGGTCTCGAGATCGCGCCGTGGATCTCCTATGGGGCGAGCCCCCGCGCGACCCTCTACCTGACGACGGCCGCGAAGGCGCACGCCTTCATTCAGGGCCGCGCCTATGTCACACCCGACGATGTCAAGGCGCTCGCCCTCGATGTGCTTCGGCATCGGATCCTGACGACCTACGAGGCCGAGGCGAAGGAGATCACGGCCGAGCAGCTCGCGACGCAGGTCCTGGAGGCCGTGCCGGTTCCATGACGCGCGCGGTTCCGCCGACGGCGGAGGCGCAGGACGCGGCGGTCGACATCCTCCGCGGCGTCCGGAAGATCGAGATCCAGAGCCGCCGCCTGGTCCAGGAGCTCTTCTCCGGCTCCTACCACACCGTTTTCAAGGGGCGGGGGATCGAGTTCTCGGAGGTGCGCGAGTACGTCCCCGGCGACGACGTGCGCTGGATCGACTGGAACGTCACGGCCAGGATGGATCGCCCGTTTGTCAAGCAGTTCCACGAAGAACGGGAGCGGACCGTGGTCGTTCTTGTCGACCGCTCTTCATCCACCCGCTTCGGCTCCTCGCAGAGGAGTCTCGAGAGGGTCGCGGCCGAGACGACGGCCCTGCTCGCCTTTTCCGCCTCGGTCAACCAGGACAAGGTGGGCTTGATGCTCTT is drawn from Candidatus Eisenbacteria bacterium and contains these coding sequences:
- a CDS encoding low molecular weight protein arginine phosphatase, translating into MIRILLVCTGNVCRSPMAEGLLRKMLRDGGDHGEFVVESAGTAAVGGIPASSAAVETASGHGVDIRGHVSRAVSSRLVERADLILAMEPEHVEMLAASYPTSSEKIHLVTQYADRSGDPLGIPDPVGQGIDVYERTWILIEDSLQRAIPAILELIPGEPELDVQDEEAGDGRKEGQR
- a CDS encoding L-threonylcarbamoyladenylate synthase: TDTIYGFSGRFDSPLAWKRIRDLKGSDRSAPMLSLVAGPEMAFQYAEPPHGASYEILIKYWPGPLTAVLRARPHVPTEFCGPGDTLSFRWAVSPFLHDLITGLGEPLLSTSANRTGEPPLCSFEAIERSFGRHLNALVDGGDLRGRASTVVDLTGNQPILLRQGSLLIPLDEEDASDPGTPEGP
- a CDS encoding serine hydroxymethyltransferase; amino-acid sequence: MRFLPALDTEVAAAIRGELNRQRETLEMIASENFTHPAVLEAVGSCMTNKYAEGYPGKRYYGGCEFVDAVEALAIARAKDLFGAEHANVQPHSGSSANLSAYFAFLQPGDKILGMNLSHGGHLTHGHPVNFSGRFFQVVAYGVDPETKMIDYEGLAAIAREERPKLIVAGASAYARTLDFARFRQIADEVGALLMVDMAHIAGLVAAGVHPSPVPHAHVVTSTTHKTLRGPRSGFILCPAAQASAIDKTSFPGMQGGPLMHVIAGKAVCFELARRPEFRVYQEQVVANARRLAAKLVDHGFDVVSGGTDTHLFLLDLSGRQITGKKAERWLEAAGITVNKNTVPFDKEKPTVTSGIRVGTPALTTRGMKEPEMDLIGAMIAEVLAGGGDEETARKVRARAIDLAAAFPLYPEL
- a CDS encoding DUF58 domain-containing protein, translating into MTRAVPPTAEAQDAAVDILRGVRKIEIQSRRLVQELFSGSYHTVFKGRGIEFSEVREYVPGDDVRWIDWNVTARMDRPFVKQFHEERERTVVVLVDRSSSTRFGSSQRSLERVAAETTALLAFSASVNQDKVGLMLFSDRMEKWVPPRKGRSHILRIVREVLYHRGQGTGTSLREALERATRMLRRRSLLFVVSDFLCDEPYENALLLAARKHEMVPVVLIDPRQEDLPRIGLVEAYDLESGRRRLIDT
- a CDS encoding MoxR family ATPase, with the translated sequence MHPEIRQIQEMVERESEPIRRIRLEVGTVIVGQDALVLRLLVGVLADGHLLLEGVPGLAKTLAVKTLAGTLNAKFSRLQFTPDLLPADLIGTLIYNPKTAEFTTRKGPVFANLILADEINRAPAKVQSALLEAMQERQVTIGEASHPLPELFLVLATQNPIEQEGTYPLPEAQLDRFLLKVKVDYPSREEERQILDRMTGPPLQAVRPVATPEEILRARSAVRMVYVDDKIREYVLDIVSATRRPKEFGLEIAPWISYGASPRATLYLTTAAKAHAFIQGRAYVTPDDVKALALDVLRHRILTTYEAEAKEITAEQLATQVLEAVPVP